From the genome of Gemmatimonadota bacterium:
AGTATGGCGGGCACGAATGCCCAGCAAGGAAAAACGGGGGCCTATGGCGCCCCGAGAAACGTGATGGGCGCCTCCGCTAGACCCCCGCTGAGAGCTGCCCCGGATCAAGGCTGGAGCGGACGCGCGACCATGATTCCGCTCTGCCCGGAAATCGCCCGGATCCGGTCGGCGAGCGGCACGTCGGAGACTTCCACAGAGTCCCCGACGAGAGGAGCGTGGAGGAGGTGCACCCGTCCATCCCTCCAGATCGCGACTCCGGTGTGCGCGATATCGAGCCCTTCGACGGTGCTGACGGCCGCGATAACGTCCCCGTTCTGGATCCCCGCCTCGACCTCGGCGATCCGATCCTCCGGGACGAAATAACGCGGAAGGGTGTTGAGCTCCGCCTCCGTGGCTCGAATGGCGGCGAGATAGGCCGGATCATCGCCCAATTGCCGATAGGATCCGGGATTCGAGCTCATGAACTGGATCGGCCGGGGGTCCTGAATCCCCCCGAGCTCCCGCGTGACGTCACGCACGAGCCCCTTCGCCTCCGCGTCCCTCAGCCACTCGGAGAAGTAGTGGAGCCGGCTCGGATACCCATCCAGCACCCCTCCCCGGTACCGCACTTGCGTGAGCTCGGCCCGATACCGTACCCGGAACGCCGCTTCGTCCGAAAGAATCGCGCGGGGCTCCCGCACCGTAAGGCGGGATAGGACGAGGAGATGTTCCACCAGGGTGACACAGTCGAACGAATGCAGATTCACGACGAGCCCTTCGGGACCTGGAAGCTCGAGCGACCCCGGTACGTACGGCGTTCCCACGAAGGTCCTGCCAATCATGGCGGCGACTTCACCGACGGGGAGGGAGCCGAGTTGGCGATCCCATGCCCACTCGAGGGCCTCCCGGGCGATCGCCCAATCTTCGTCGCTTTCGTGGGGAATCGCCGCGACCACCTGCTCGGGCGCGCCGTCCAGCTCAGTCGCCCCTTCCTGGGCGACCGCCTCGGCTTGCTCGGGCGCCTCGAGCCCCGCGCTCGTGCGGGGGACCGCCTCGCACCCGGCGAGAGCGACCGCCGCGGCCAGGGCCATGCGCCCCTTTCGCGGCCCGACGAAGCAGCACACAATAGCACGCAACATACAGTCCGACTGATATTTATACAATGTTTGCCCCCTCGCTCCGGCGGTTCCGGACCGGCCCCTACAATATGGCTTACAGCACCCGTCAGTATGGCTCACAGCACCCGGATCGAGCAAGAAATTGGATCCGGTCCGGCGCGGACCCGCGACCCGGTTCCGGGGTATGTCCGACCCACGCCAATCTACCCCGTACCGGCCTCCACCGGATGTCGGGGTCAATCCATACGGAGAAATCATGCCTTACCCGGAACCCCTCGTCGCCCCGATGCGCCAGGAGCTGGTCCGCCTC
Proteins encoded in this window:
- a CDS encoding N-acetylmuramoyl-L-alanine amidase-like domain-containing protein, with translation MALAAAVALAGCEAVPRTSAGLEAPEQAEAVAQEGATELDGAPEQVVAAIPHESDEDWAIAREALEWAWDRQLGSLPVGEVAAMIGRTFVGTPYVPGSLELPGPEGLVVNLHSFDCVTLVEHLLVLSRLTVREPRAILSDEAAFRVRYRAELTQVRYRGGVLDGYPSRLHYFSEWLRDAEAKGLVRDVTRELGGIQDPRPIQFMSSNPGSYRQLGDDPAYLAAIRATEAELNTLPRYFVPEDRIAEVEAGIQNGDVIAAVSTVEGLDIAHTGVAIWRDGRVHLLHAPLVGDSVEVSDVPLADRIRAISGQSGIMVARPLQP